One Oryza glaberrima chromosome 11, OglaRS2, whole genome shotgun sequence genomic region harbors:
- the LOC127753825 gene encoding uncharacterized protein LOC127753825 → MGREAERGGASRRRRCRWTLAASSRGDHHKNESMVYAEASSFKANQLEHHLELPALVNDSIMLMLGSPLDNCCMVINVIEAEKMYLIRLLPALRWAFPLSAGQDHLEITCAGKMQVFHVLCNEGGMPYSG, encoded by the exons ATGGGAAGAGAAGCTGAGCGCGGAGGAgcgagtcgccgccgtcgatgcaGATGGACCCTCGCTGCTTCTTCACGAGGGG ATCATCACAAGAATGAATCAATGGTGTATGCAGAAGCTAGTAGCTTCAAAG CTAATCAGCTAGAGCATCATCTAGAGCTCCCTGCTTTAGTAAATGACAGTATTATGCTCATGTTGGGTTCGCCCCTGGACAACTGCTGCATGGTTATCAATG TAATTGAGGCTGAAAAGATGTATCTGATCCGCCTACTCCCTGCTCTCCGCTGGGCGTTCCCGCTGTCCGCTGGGCAGGATCATTTGGAAATCACGTGCGCCGGAAAGATGCAAGTTTTTCATGTTCTGTGCAATGAAGGAGGCATGCCTTACAGTGGATAA
- the LOC127753808 gene encoding disease resistance protein Pik-2-like isoform X2: MSANGAQGMDDAMNDLQRWFMVSKQNGQQQSQISYLAIVGSGGLGKTTLAMSFYRKFGDEFDSRAFMLASQKFHLPTVLRSLVSQFHQKQVSASQDALHGIEEWGVEALKKKLADQLHGKRYHILIDDIWSVSAWESIRDSLPKNDKGSCVIVTTRFNSVAEACRRQNGHVHKLKQLDLENSYNLFLQIISANDLCPSRPINVSIIMRICGGLPLAIVVVAGLIASKLKSKIDLTLDQHLVDVDEALSAELGNNLTTEVVQIINHCYKNLPPDLKTCLLYLSTFPKGRNISRKRLIRRWIAEGFVTEKHGQTAEEVAEDNFNELIGRNLIRPINNSSNGKVKSCQIHDMVLEYIVSKSGDENFITVIGSHWQTPFPSYKVRRLSVHKSDRQETVLVERMKLSHVRSLTVLESFKALHSTMLKFQILQVLDLEGCKDLSSNQLKKICNMHQMKYLSLRGTEIHKIPKKIGRLEYLEVLDIRDTDVTNLPASVERLQRMVHLLAGNKTKRRALRLTEGITKMTTIQTLSGIEISGRSTKKAAREQAQVMEVIRDASTTDAKDGDITGLQGTHKEGSKVDMPKQLRPLAALEKLTNLKKLAIYRLVNFQAKDDELLLSAIEHLSSCSLKFLAIDDSFTGFLNRSLSSSQAQPEHLYTLELSGSLFKVPEWIDRLHNLEKLTLSLTSLTTDTLVTLSRLPELFSLIFSLDAAKDISNILKTVHKNTLESGGKIFVPDGGFTKLRLLCFTAPVLPPLSFLEGAMPELQRLELRFRIIECVYGLENLSSLQQVFLTFSSQAPEDAKEKVSQIKGLASKIRKADSSNISVVIDEYNELSKEQ; the protein is encoded by the exons ATGTCAGCGAACGGCGCACAAG GCATGGACGACGCCATGAACGACCTTCAAAGATGGTTCATGGTCTCCAAGCAGAACGGCCAGCAGCAGAGTCAAATCAGTTACCTTGCCATCGTCGGATCGGGTGGGCTTGGCAAAACCACACTCGCAATGTCATTTTACCGCAAGTTTGGAGACGAGTTTGATTCCAGAGCGTTCATGCTCGCGTCGCAGAAGTTTCATCTCCCAACAGTTTTGAGAAGCCTAGTCAGCCAGTTCCATCAGAAGCAGGTCAGTGCTTCTCAGGATGCTCTCCACGGAATTGAGGAATGGGGAGTTGAAGCGCTCAAGAAGAAGCTAGCTGATCAACTACATGGCAAGAG GTACCATATCTTGATTGATGACATATGGTCTGTATCAGCATGGGAAAGTATTAGGGATTCATTACCTAAGAATGATAAGGGTAGTTGCGTAATTGTGACTACCAGGTTTAACTCTGTAGCTGAAGCCTGCCGCCGTCAAAATGGTCATGTGCACAAGCTCAAACAGCTCGATCTAGAGAACTCCTACAATTTGTTTCTTCAGATAATATCTGCTAATGATCTGTGTCCCAGTAGACCCATTAACGTTAGCATTATCATGAGGATATGTGGAGGTCTGCCTTTGGCCATTGTAGTAGTAGCAGGGCTGATTGCTAGTAAACTGAAATCGAAGATTGACCTGACATTGGATCAGCATTTGGTTGATGTAGATGAGGCTTTAAGTGCAGAGTTGGGAAACAATCTTACCACAGAAGTAGTGCAGATAATTAACCACTGCTACAAAAATCTGCCACCTGATCTTAAGACATGTTTGCTCTACTTGAGTACATTTCCGAAGGGCCGCAATATTAGCAGGAAACGTTTGATAAGAAGATGGATTGCTGAAGGATTTGTTACTGAGAAACATGGGCAGACGGCAGAGGAAGTTGCAGAAGACAACTTCAATGAACTCATTGGCAGGAACTTGATTCGGCCTATCAACAACAGCAGCAATGGGAAGGTGAAGAGCTGTCAAATTCATGACATGGTCCTTGAGTACATTGTCTCCAAATCTGGTGATGAGAATTTCATCACTGTTATTGGTAGCCACTGGCAGACACCATTTCCAAGCTACAAAGTGCGACGGTTGTCTGTCCATAAAAGTGATCGGCAAGAAACTGTGCTAGTAGAGAGGATGAAGTTATCGCATGTCCGATCCTTGACTGTATTGGAGAGTTTCAAAGCTCTTCATTCTACTATGCTCAAATTCCAGATACTGCAGGTGTTGGATCTTGAAGGATGCAAGGACTTGTCATCAAACCAGCTCAAGAAAATATGTAATATGCATCAGATGAAGTACCTAAGCTTGCGTGGGACGGAAATCCACAAGATACCGAAGAAAATAGGCAGGCTGGAGTATTTGGAGGTACTTGACATAAGGGACACAGATGTCACAAACTTGCCTGCATCAGTGGAGAGGCTTCAACGAATGGTCCATCTATTGGCTGGCAATAAAACCAAGCGAAGGGCATTGAGATTAACTGAAGGAATCACAAAGATGACAACTATACAGACACTGTCTGGGATTGAGATCTCTGGAAGGTCAACCAAGAAAGCAGCTAGGGAGCAGGCACAAGTTATGGAAGTCATCAGAGATGCTTCAACCACCGATGCCAAGGATGGAGATATCACAGGCTTGCAAGGTACCCATAAGGAAGGCAGCAAGGTGGATATGCCAAAACAGTTGCGTCCGCTAGCAGCTTTGGAGAAGCTCACCAACCTTAAGAAACTTGCCATTTACAGGCTTGTTAATTTCCAAGCAAAAGATGATGAATTGCTGCTCTCTGCTATTGAGCATTTGAGCAGTTGTTCTCTCAAGTTTCTTGCAATTGATGACAGTTTCACAGGCTTCCTTAACAGATCACTGAGTTCTTCACAAGCACAACCAGAACACCTTTACACCCTTGAGCTTTCTGGCAGCTTGTTTAAAGTGCCAGAATGGATTGACCGCTTACACAACCTTGAGAAGCTTACTCTGTCCTTGACTTCACTTACGACAGATACTTTGGTGACTCTTAGTAGGCTTCCTgagcttttctctctcattttttcaCTTGATGCAGCAAAGGATATTTCAAATATCCTCAAAACTGTGCATAAGAATACATTGGAGTCAGGAGGTAAAATCTTTGTGCCAGATGGGGGGTTTACAAAGCTGAGGTTGCTGTGTTTTACAGCACCAGTGCTACCACCCCTGAGCTTCCTCGAAGGGGCAATGCCAGAGCTTCAGAGGCTTGAGCTGAGGTTCAGAATCATTGAGTGTGTATACGGCCTGGAAAACCTTTCAAGTCTCCAACAGGTATTTCTGACCTTTAGCAGCCAGGCACCTGAAGATGCGAAAGAGAAGGTCTCTCAGATCAAAGGACTGGCAAGCAAGATTCGAAAGGCTGATTCCTCCAACATTAGTGTGGTGATAGATGAGTACAACGAATTATCAAAAGAACAATAG
- the LOC127753808 gene encoding disease resistance protein Pik-2-like isoform X1 has protein sequence MDLVVGASSGAVKSLVSKLGSLLAQEYTLISGVRDDIQYINDELASMQAFLSRLKRDVAHDEQRQDWMKQVREVAYDIEDCVDDVRHRLGGEPRGTGTVVSLKRTWYLLTTLYQRRCIAADIGNLKRRAQHVSERRTRYGVENLPANANGGGNNNSGSPRDHPAPLPRLIGTVEPVGMDDAMNDLQRWFMVSKQNGQQQSQISYLAIVGSGGLGKTTLAMSFYRKFGDEFDSRAFMLASQKFHLPTVLRSLVSQFHQKQVSASQDALHGIEEWGVEALKKKLADQLHGKRYHILIDDIWSVSAWESIRDSLPKNDKGSCVIVTTRFNSVAEACRRQNGHVHKLKQLDLENSYNLFLQIISANDLCPSRPINVSIIMRICGGLPLAIVVVAGLIASKLKSKIDLTLDQHLVDVDEALSAELGNNLTTEVVQIINHCYKNLPPDLKTCLLYLSTFPKGRNISRKRLIRRWIAEGFVTEKHGQTAEEVAEDNFNELIGRNLIRPINNSSNGKVKSCQIHDMVLEYIVSKSGDENFITVIGSHWQTPFPSYKVRRLSVHKSDRQETVLVERMKLSHVRSLTVLESFKALHSTMLKFQILQVLDLEGCKDLSSNQLKKICNMHQMKYLSLRGTEIHKIPKKIGRLEYLEVLDIRDTDVTNLPASVERLQRMVHLLAGNKTKRRALRLTEGITKMTTIQTLSGIEISGRSTKKAAREQAQVMEVIRDASTTDAKDGDITGLQGTHKEGSKVDMPKQLRPLAALEKLTNLKKLAIYRLVNFQAKDDELLLSAIEHLSSCSLKFLAIDDSFTGFLNRSLSSSQAQPEHLYTLELSGSLFKVPEWIDRLHNLEKLTLSLTSLTTDTLVTLSRLPELFSLIFSLDAAKDISNILKTVHKNTLESGGKIFVPDGGFTKLRLLCFTAPVLPPLSFLEGAMPELQRLELRFRIIECVYGLENLSSLQQVFLTFSSQAPEDAKEKVSQIKGLASKIRKADSSNISVVIDEYNELSKEQ, from the exons ATGGATCTGGTGGTCGGCGCGTCGAGCGGCGCCGTGAAGTCCCTCGTCAGCAAGCTGGGCAGCCTCCTCGCGCAGGAGTACACCCTCATCTCCGGCGTCCGCGACGACATCCAGTACATCAACGACGAGCTCGCCAGCATGCAGGCCTTCCTCAGCAGGCTCAAGCGGGACGTCGCCCACGACGAGCAGCGTCAGGACTGGATGAAGCAGGTGCGCGAGGTCGCCTACGACATCGAGGACTGCGTCGACGacgtccgccaccgcctcggcgGCGAGCCCCGCGGGACCGGCACAGTTGTCTCCCTCAAGAGGACGTGGTACCTGCTCACCACGCTGTACCAGCGCCGCTGCATCGCCGCCGACATCGGCAACCTCAAGCGCCGCGCGCAGCATGTCAGCGAACGGCGCACAAGGTACGGGGTGGAGAACCTCCCAGCAAACGCAAATGGTGGCGGCAACAACAACTCCGGCTCTCCCAGAGACCATCCAgctcctctcccccggctgaTTGGCACCGTTGAACCTGTAGGCATGGACGACGCCATGAACGACCTTCAAAGATGGTTCATGGTCTCCAAGCAGAACGGCCAGCAGCAGAGTCAAATCAGTTACCTTGCCATCGTCGGATCGGGTGGGCTTGGCAAAACCACACTCGCAATGTCATTTTACCGCAAGTTTGGAGACGAGTTTGATTCCAGAGCGTTCATGCTCGCGTCGCAGAAGTTTCATCTCCCAACAGTTTTGAGAAGCCTAGTCAGCCAGTTCCATCAGAAGCAGGTCAGTGCTTCTCAGGATGCTCTCCACGGAATTGAGGAATGGGGAGTTGAAGCGCTCAAGAAGAAGCTAGCTGATCAACTACATGGCAAGAG GTACCATATCTTGATTGATGACATATGGTCTGTATCAGCATGGGAAAGTATTAGGGATTCATTACCTAAGAATGATAAGGGTAGTTGCGTAATTGTGACTACCAGGTTTAACTCTGTAGCTGAAGCCTGCCGCCGTCAAAATGGTCATGTGCACAAGCTCAAACAGCTCGATCTAGAGAACTCCTACAATTTGTTTCTTCAGATAATATCTGCTAATGATCTGTGTCCCAGTAGACCCATTAACGTTAGCATTATCATGAGGATATGTGGAGGTCTGCCTTTGGCCATTGTAGTAGTAGCAGGGCTGATTGCTAGTAAACTGAAATCGAAGATTGACCTGACATTGGATCAGCATTTGGTTGATGTAGATGAGGCTTTAAGTGCAGAGTTGGGAAACAATCTTACCACAGAAGTAGTGCAGATAATTAACCACTGCTACAAAAATCTGCCACCTGATCTTAAGACATGTTTGCTCTACTTGAGTACATTTCCGAAGGGCCGCAATATTAGCAGGAAACGTTTGATAAGAAGATGGATTGCTGAAGGATTTGTTACTGAGAAACATGGGCAGACGGCAGAGGAAGTTGCAGAAGACAACTTCAATGAACTCATTGGCAGGAACTTGATTCGGCCTATCAACAACAGCAGCAATGGGAAGGTGAAGAGCTGTCAAATTCATGACATGGTCCTTGAGTACATTGTCTCCAAATCTGGTGATGAGAATTTCATCACTGTTATTGGTAGCCACTGGCAGACACCATTTCCAAGCTACAAAGTGCGACGGTTGTCTGTCCATAAAAGTGATCGGCAAGAAACTGTGCTAGTAGAGAGGATGAAGTTATCGCATGTCCGATCCTTGACTGTATTGGAGAGTTTCAAAGCTCTTCATTCTACTATGCTCAAATTCCAGATACTGCAGGTGTTGGATCTTGAAGGATGCAAGGACTTGTCATCAAACCAGCTCAAGAAAATATGTAATATGCATCAGATGAAGTACCTAAGCTTGCGTGGGACGGAAATCCACAAGATACCGAAGAAAATAGGCAGGCTGGAGTATTTGGAGGTACTTGACATAAGGGACACAGATGTCACAAACTTGCCTGCATCAGTGGAGAGGCTTCAACGAATGGTCCATCTATTGGCTGGCAATAAAACCAAGCGAAGGGCATTGAGATTAACTGAAGGAATCACAAAGATGACAACTATACAGACACTGTCTGGGATTGAGATCTCTGGAAGGTCAACCAAGAAAGCAGCTAGGGAGCAGGCACAAGTTATGGAAGTCATCAGAGATGCTTCAACCACCGATGCCAAGGATGGAGATATCACAGGCTTGCAAGGTACCCATAAGGAAGGCAGCAAGGTGGATATGCCAAAACAGTTGCGTCCGCTAGCAGCTTTGGAGAAGCTCACCAACCTTAAGAAACTTGCCATTTACAGGCTTGTTAATTTCCAAGCAAAAGATGATGAATTGCTGCTCTCTGCTATTGAGCATTTGAGCAGTTGTTCTCTCAAGTTTCTTGCAATTGATGACAGTTTCACAGGCTTCCTTAACAGATCACTGAGTTCTTCACAAGCACAACCAGAACACCTTTACACCCTTGAGCTTTCTGGCAGCTTGTTTAAAGTGCCAGAATGGATTGACCGCTTACACAACCTTGAGAAGCTTACTCTGTCCTTGACTTCACTTACGACAGATACTTTGGTGACTCTTAGTAGGCTTCCTgagcttttctctctcattttttcaCTTGATGCAGCAAAGGATATTTCAAATATCCTCAAAACTGTGCATAAGAATACATTGGAGTCAGGAGGTAAAATCTTTGTGCCAGATGGGGGGTTTACAAAGCTGAGGTTGCTGTGTTTTACAGCACCAGTGCTACCACCCCTGAGCTTCCTCGAAGGGGCAATGCCAGAGCTTCAGAGGCTTGAGCTGAGGTTCAGAATCATTGAGTGTGTATACGGCCTGGAAAACCTTTCAAGTCTCCAACAGGTATTTCTGACCTTTAGCAGCCAGGCACCTGAAGATGCGAAAGAGAAGGTCTCTCAGATCAAAGGACTGGCAAGCAAGATTCGAAAGGCTGATTCCTCCAACATTAGTGTGGTGATAGATGAGTACAACGAATTATCAAAAGAACAATAG
- the LOC127753809 gene encoding disease resistance protein PIK5-NP-like translates to MEHEQLLKYFDYYLTTISTKLAAGQLTDDRERHCFAFMEMELAAIVRSLRTPPTPSHGVDGHDRQTWLQELRRLASEIEHLMANHGEADHHPPTRFVLLRRATRCFRVRRRMGMDLYSQFQEEAHQLHLAAEDPCMCKHLRSHPPPPEGVAGGDHLVGIKGPAKKLLRWLMNAETSLQFMAIVGPIGVGKTALAMEVHSRVRCQPKYFEFCAIANLSRRREPVRTRLFLRSILSQITDLEESSSSHNSESETNEELAAHIWKHLQYKRYFILIDDISKDSDWGIINDAFPTNHCGSRILLTTRNELIANFCNSNYDGEVHTMKPLSDSNSDRLLRTKAFGSMDYCPPDNLKLLCEEISKICGGIPLYVTSMAEWLKQHQPQHESSAVPAEEQARLLLKRFGQKLSFKYNDTLRPSLYLSMFPQGYVFDKNHFAMKWLEEGLAGIHSGLKVDMEQAKMSFTEMVDMNIISPVAENCGLNLDEDELCQWQVNPFMHKFLASKAAEKGYVFTSTTLSSVTDDGNMARTARRLALHNADPRLPAMLQQMDLSHTRSLLVSGVVDRTAVPMNKFSYLVVLDLQGWENLKDEDLLQICKMFLLTYLSIRRTRVSKLPPEIKELRILNTLDVSRTHIAELPSELCELSCLRMLDLRCTQISQVPEQIEVLYLRFRTLLIGGDGMINPDETVVVTKIPHTLMTNLQLFTLATVDLSEYPASFVDALGCQNSLRVLAIIWSLHQSTDEAYREALRSSIKKCMELRSLTIHCARGCSMEFLGSLSDPPKELKKFKVTTGRFVSVPQWIRGLEHLAFLQITVCKLEPDDVKILGSLRCLKCLILGLEFVPEEGMVIESEWFGCLERFSLDCPVPWLTFKRGAMPMLNYLQLKICSGSVNQVSAVPSGLTKLPKITEVVICYSKWCKNSSNVKMTVGAVRKQLARHPGQIDLVINGRQTILTQRYRATESGTKNDVHQLMWTRGQ, encoded by the exons ATGGAGCATGAGCAATTGTTGAAGTATTTCGACTACTACCTCACGACAATCTCGACGAAGCTTGCGGCCGGACAGCTCACCGACGACCGCGAGAGGCACTGTTTCGCGTTCATGGAGATGGAGCTGGCCGCCATTGTCAGATCGCtgaggacgccgccgacgccatctcATGGCGTTGACGGCCACGATCGTCAGACCTGGCTGCAAGAATTGAGGCGACTGGCCAGCGAAATCGAGCACCTCATGGCTAATCACGGAGAAGCTGACCACCACCCGCCAACACGCTTCGTGCTGCTGCGGAGAGCCACGCGGTGCTTCCGAGTCCGACGACGTATGGGCATGGATTTGTACAGCCAATTCCAGGAGGAGGCGCACCAActgcacctcgccgccgaggaTCCCTGCATGTGTAAGCACCTAAGatcccacccaccaccaccagaggGCGTGGCTGGTGGCGATCATCTTGTTGGCATCAAAGGCCCGGCAAAGAAGCTGCTCAGGTGGCTCATGAACGCTGAGACCAGCCTCCAATTCATGGCCATAGTTGGACCTATCGGAGTGGGCAAGACCGCTCTTGCCATGGAGGTCCACAGTCGAGTCCGGTGCCAACCTAAGTATTTCGAGTTCTGCGCTATCGCCAACCTCTCCCGAAGGCGTGAGCCCGTCAGGACCAGGCTTTTTCTTCGCAGCATCCTCTCGCAGATCACAGACCTGGaggaatcatcatcatctcacAACTCAGAATCAGAAACTAACGAGGAGTTGGCTGCCCACATATGGAAACACCTCCAGTATAAGAG GTACTTCATTTTAATTGATGATATAAGCAAGGACTCGGATTGGGGAATAATCAATGATGCATTTCCTACCAATCACTGCGGGAGCCGAATATTGCTTACAACCCGCAATGAATTGATTGCCAACTTCTGTAATTCTAATTATGATGGTGAGGTGCATACCATGAAGCCTCTAAGTGACTCAAATTCAGATAGGTTGCTTCGCACAAAAGCTTTTGGTTCTATGGATTATTGCCCACCAGACAATCTGAAGCTACTATGTGAAGAAATCTCGAAGATATGTGGAGGAATACCATTGTACGTAACTTCTATGGCTGAATGGTTGAAACAACATCAACCACAACACGAAAGCTCTGCAGTTCCTGCGGAGGAACAAGCCCGCCTGCTGCTGAAACGGTTTGGACAAAAGTTATCATTCAAGTACAACGATACATTGAGGCCGTCGCTCTACTTAAGCATGTTTCCACAAGGATACGTGTTCGATAAGAATCATTTTGCCATGAAATGGCTAGAGGAAGGGCTGGCCGGTATTCATTCAGGGTTAAAAGTAGATATGGAACAAGCAAAGATGTCTTTCACCGAGATGGTTGACATGAACATCATCAGCCCAGTAGCAGAAAATTGTGGACTCAATCTCGATGAAGACGAGTTATGCCAGTGGCAGGTCAATCCTTTCATGCACAAGTTTCTTGCCTCCAAAGCAGCAGAGAAGGGCTATGTTTTTACCAGCACAACTCTGTCTTCAGTGACAGACGATGGCAACATGGCTCGGACAGCACGCCGTCTAGCTCTCCATAATGCAGATCCAAGGCTCCCAGCAATGCTGCAACAAATGGATCTGTCTCATACTCGTTCACTACTGGTATCTGGTGTAGTAGACCGAACAGCAGTCCCCATGAACAAGTTTAGCTATCTGGTTGTGTTGGATCTTCAAGGTTGGGAGAATTTGAAGGATGAGGATCTGCTGCAGATATGCAAAATGTTTTTGTTGACCTATCTTAGCATCAGACGCACTAGGGTCAGCAAGCTCCCACCGGAGATCAAGGAGCTGCGCATTCTGAACACATTGGACGTCAGCCGCACACACATAGCTGAGCTCCCGTCAGAACTGTGCGAGCTATCATGTTTGCGCATGCTGGACCTAAGATGCACACAGATAAGTCAGGTGCCCGAACAAATTGAGGTGTTATACCTCCGTTTCAGAACTCTTCTCATTGGAGGTGATGGAATGATCAACCCTGATGAGACAGTAGTAGTAACAAAGATACCGCACACTCTCATGACAAATCTTCAACTGTTTACACTGGCAACTGTTGATTTAAGTGAATACCCTGCAAGCTTCGTGGATGCTCTCGGTTGTCAGAACTCCTTGAGGGTGCTTGCAATAATATGGTCCCTTCATCAAAGCACTGATGAAGCCTACCGAGAGGCTCTACGGTCATCCATCAAAAAATGCATGGAACTCAGGTCTCTAACAATTCATTGTGCGCGTGGATGCTCCATGGAGTTCCTGGGTTCTCTAAGTGATCCACCCAAGGAACTTAAGAAATTCAAAGTAACCACCGGAAGATTTGTCAGTGTTCCCCAATGGATTAGAGGACTTGAGCATCTCGCTTTCTTGCAGATCACCGTCTGTAAATTAGAGCCAGATGATGTCAAGATCCTCGGATCTTTGCGCTGCTTGAAGTGTCTCATATTAGGCTTGGAGTTCGTTCCCGAAGAAGGGATGGTGATCGAAAGCGAGTGGTTCGGTTGTCTTGAGAGATTCTCCCTTGATTGCCCTGTGCCATGGCTGACTTTCAAACGAGGAGCCATGCCGATGCTCAATTATCTACAACTGAAAATCTGCTCAGGCTCTGTAAATCAAGTGAGTGCTGTTCCATCAGGCCTCACTAAGCTCCCAAAGATCACGGAGGTAGTAATCTGTTACAGCAAATGGTGCAAGAATAGCTCTAACGTCAAGATGACGGTGGGGGCGGTGAGAAAACAGCTTGCCAGGCATCCCGGCCAAATCGACCTTGTTATCAATGGCAGACAGACGATATTGACCCAGAGATACAGGGCGACGGAAAGTGGAACCAAGAATGATGTTCATCAGCTGATGTGGACACGAGGACAGTAA